A single genomic interval of uncultured Campylobacter sp. harbors:
- the dnaJ gene encoding molecular chaperone DnaJ, whose product MQEDYYEILGVARDADAETIKKAFRKLALQFHPDRNQGDKESEEKFKKINEAYQILSDDQKRRMYDRYGKEGISGAYGGAGGGGFDFGSIFGDFFEQAFGGGARPTRPSDLYGIDTELAVTLEFKEALEGVHKEIKYKIKKPCPTCDATGSKDKKRHTCSACGGTGRVAVRRGYMSFIQSCSECGGTGEIVKDRCKDCGGKGFSEEDVSLKFDIPAGIDDGQRVRLSGKGNVSKTGEIGDLYVIVRVKEDSHFLRDGDDLYIEVPVFFTQAILGESIEVPTPRGKAELKLKVGTKDKQRFTIYGEGAPNIRTKKNGDLIVQVNVQTPKKLSEKQEALLRELQESFGSKGGDDEGILDKIKNFFK is encoded by the coding sequence GTGCAAGAAGATTATTATGAAATTTTAGGCGTGGCGCGCGACGCGGACGCCGAGACGATAAAAAAGGCGTTTCGAAAACTCGCTTTGCAATTCCATCCCGACCGTAACCAAGGCGACAAGGAGTCGGAGGAGAAATTTAAAAAGATCAACGAAGCGTATCAAATTTTAAGTGACGATCAAAAGCGCAGGATGTATGATCGCTACGGCAAAGAGGGCATCAGCGGCGCATATGGCGGCGCGGGCGGCGGAGGATTTGACTTCGGCTCCATTTTCGGCGATTTTTTTGAGCAGGCATTCGGCGGCGGCGCCCGCCCGACTCGTCCTAGCGATCTATACGGCATAGATACCGAGCTGGCCGTAACGCTGGAATTTAAAGAGGCCTTAGAGGGCGTACACAAGGAGATAAAATACAAGATCAAAAAGCCGTGCCCTACTTGCGACGCTACCGGCTCGAAGGATAAAAAAAGACACACCTGCTCCGCTTGCGGCGGCACGGGGCGCGTCGCAGTCAGGCGCGGATATATGAGCTTCATCCAAAGCTGCTCCGAATGCGGCGGCACGGGCGAGATCGTAAAAGACAGATGCAAGGATTGCGGCGGCAAGGGCTTTAGCGAAGAGGATGTGAGCCTTAAATTTGACATTCCCGCAGGCATCGACGACGGACAGCGCGTGCGCCTAAGCGGCAAGGGCAACGTCTCTAAAACGGGCGAAATCGGGGATCTTTACGTGATAGTGCGCGTGAAGGAGGATAGCCACTTCCTGCGCGACGGAGATGACCTATATATCGAGGTGCCGGTGTTTTTCACGCAGGCGATCTTGGGCGAGAGCATCGAGGTGCCGACGCCGCGCGGAAAGGCGGAGCTGAAGCTCAAAGTAGGCACGAAGGACAAGCAGCGCTTCACGATCTACGGCGAGGGCGCGCCGAATATCCGCACCAAGAAAAACGGCGATCTGATCGTGCAGGTAAATGTCCAGACGCCTAAGAAACTCAGCGAGAAGCAAGAGGCGCTTTTGCGCGAGCTTCAAGAAAGCTTCGGCAGCAAGGGCGGAGACGACGAGGGAATACTCGATAAAATCAAGAATTTTTTCAAGTAA
- a CDS encoding M48 family metallopeptidase, which produces MAEQKVSLNLLGLPISLRFKRMKYARIRINKECEISVSVPHSYTAAQAEDFILKHESWIHQTLERLQSKLLASDQVRILGKIYKLKFSREVGFGTNCGANESLGESGVRGCVDDDASSDAGSVNSAHLQNGAGISSSGSANNAMSGMNDGACGGTGSEILKFHSGERTSQSGAAGENLKFNLPGDAAQGLAQQSEMRQSGGFIDTAAQSVRKQSCGEILKFHSSGCAPQNDDAGKFNSTSSGEILKFDPDAGDEISKFKPAASGEISNFSSAASEEISVAGEKISKSASENALQNVAQSAQAAERDEPDFTIKNFIQSSKFKDKIFVSESAIFCEGEGEFAAFKKAFALELYLRYIAKLSPRIGRKIARVRVRKMQTRWGSCNHAKGYLNFSLSLIERDPRFVEYVVLHELAHLIHANHGADFYALIAQIMPDFRARIKLGKG; this is translated from the coding sequence ATGGCAGAGCAAAAAGTTAGTCTAAATTTGCTAGGCTTGCCGATCAGCTTGCGTTTTAAGCGGATGAAATACGCGCGTATCCGCATCAATAAAGAGTGCGAGATCAGCGTCAGCGTGCCGCACTCCTATACCGCGGCGCAGGCGGAAGACTTTATCCTAAAGCACGAAAGCTGGATCCACCAAACGCTAGAGCGGCTGCAAAGCAAGCTACTAGCGAGCGATCAGGTTAGAATTTTAGGCAAAATTTACAAGCTAAAATTTAGCCGCGAGGTCGGGTTCGGTACAAACTGCGGCGCGAATGAAAGTTTAGGCGAGAGCGGCGTGCGGGGCTGCGTAGATGACGATGCGAGTAGTGACGCGGGCAGCGTAAATTCGGCTCATTTACAAAACGGCGCAGGCATAAGCAGTAGCGGCAGCGCAAACAATGCTATGAGCGGCATGAATGACGGTGCGTGCGGCGGCACGGGAAGTGAAATTTTAAAATTTCACTCGGGCGAACGCACTTCGCAAAGTGGTGCGGCGGGCGAGAATTTAAAATTTAACCTACCTGGCGATGCAGCGCAAGGGCTCGCGCAGCAGAGTGAAATGCGACAAAGCGGCGGGTTTATAGATACAGCGGCGCAAAGTGTCCGTAAGCAATCCTGCGGCGAAATTTTAAAATTTCACTCAAGCGGGTGCGCTCCGCAAAACGACGACGCAGGTAAATTTAACTCCACCTCAAGTGGCGAAATTTTAAAATTTGACCCTGACGCAGGGGATGAAATTTCAAAATTTAAACCCGCTGCGAGCGGAGAAATTTCAAATTTTAGCTCTGCCGCGAGTGAGGAAATTTCAGTCGCGGGCGAAAAAATTTCAAAATCCGCGAGCGAAAACGCACTGCAAAATGTAGCGCAAAGCGCGCAAGCGGCGGAGCGCGACGAGCCCGATTTTACGATCAAAAATTTTATCCAAAGCTCTAAATTTAAAGATAAAATTTTCGTATCGGAGAGCGCGATCTTTTGCGAGGGCGAGGGCGAGTTTGCGGCGTTTAAAAAGGCTTTTGCGCTTGAGCTTTACCTGCGCTATATCGCGAAGCTTTCCCCGCGGATAGGCCGCAAGATCGCGCGGGTGCGAGTGCGCAAAATGCAGACGCGCTGGGGCAGCTGCAACCACGCTAAGGGCTATCTCAACTTCTCGCTAAGCCTGATAGAGCGAGATCCGCGCTTCGTCGAATACGTCGTGCTGCACGAGCTCGCGCACCTCATCCATGCAAACCATGGAGCGGATTTTTACGCGCTCATCGCGCAGATCATGCCCGATTTTAGGGCACGTATCAAGCTAGGCAAGGGATAA
- a CDS encoding MATE family efflux transporter, which translates to MKEISLLRLSLAIYVDMFLRLVTTFINTYMISRVDVSLVGALGAGNEIFLLFITVFGFLAVGCSVLVAQALGAKNKVLAMRAIHTSIAFNALVGLCSGVFVFSCAPFLLRALQVPAELLSESAIYLKVISIVFAIDAVAIVLSAIVRVYGYANFIIAVSVVMNLVTLAGNYVVLFRPFGLPYYGLEGIGVSTIAGRMIGVFLFFLIIAKVLKIKFYLTMFLKIKLATLRKILSVGLPSAGENMLWIVQYLVAFAFVASMGEASLTVQTIYFQISSFIFFGGSAISMANEVIVGRLVGAAKPQEAYRHTFTALRFGLGATALFVAIVFLAREQIMEMLSLSEAHKQVMRPLFYLTLGLEFGRTLNIVFVNALRASGDARFPFTMGVIFMWGVSIPVGWLLGIHLGYGILGVWIGFFCDEWLRGSANTARWISKKWQSKKLV; encoded by the coding sequence ATGAAAGAAATCTCGCTACTAAGGCTCTCGCTCGCAATCTATGTCGATATGTTTTTGCGCCTAGTAACCACGTTTATCAACACCTACATGATTTCGCGTGTGGACGTCTCGCTAGTAGGCGCGCTGGGGGCGGGCAACGAGATATTTTTGCTCTTCATCACAGTTTTCGGCTTCCTCGCCGTAGGCTGCTCGGTTCTCGTAGCGCAGGCGCTCGGGGCGAAAAACAAAGTCCTAGCGATGCGCGCGATCCACACGAGCATCGCATTCAACGCGCTAGTGGGGCTTTGCAGCGGCGTTTTCGTCTTTAGCTGCGCACCGTTTTTACTCCGCGCGCTACAGGTGCCCGCCGAGCTTTTGAGCGAAAGCGCGATCTATCTTAAGGTCATCAGCATCGTCTTTGCAATAGACGCCGTCGCGATCGTGCTTAGCGCCATCGTGCGCGTTTACGGATACGCAAATTTCATCATCGCAGTCTCCGTGGTGATGAATCTAGTAACTCTCGCGGGCAACTACGTCGTGCTATTTAGGCCGTTCGGACTGCCGTACTACGGGCTTGAGGGCATCGGCGTGAGCACGATCGCGGGGCGCATGATCGGCGTATTTTTATTCTTCCTCATCATCGCGAAGGTGCTAAAGATAAAATTCTACCTCACGATGTTTTTAAAGATCAAGCTCGCCACGCTGCGCAAAATTCTATCCGTAGGGCTTCCTAGCGCTGGCGAAAACATGCTGTGGATCGTGCAGTATCTAGTCGCCTTCGCCTTCGTCGCGAGCATGGGCGAGGCGAGCCTTACCGTGCAGACGATCTATTTTCAAATTTCATCATTCATCTTCTTCGGCGGAAGCGCGATCAGTATGGCAAACGAAGTGATCGTAGGTCGTCTCGTGGGCGCCGCCAAGCCGCAGGAGGCGTACCGGCACACTTTTACCGCACTGCGCTTTGGGCTCGGGGCGACGGCGCTTTTCGTCGCGATCGTGTTTTTAGCGCGCGAGCAGATTATGGAGATGTTAAGCCTAAGCGAGGCGCACAAGCAGGTCATGCGGCCGCTTTTTTACTTAACGCTCGGGCTTGAGTTCGGACGGACGCTTAATATCGTCTTCGTAAACGCCCTGCGCGCAAGCGGCGACGCGAGGTTTCCCTTTACGATGGGCGTGATCTTTATGTGGGGCGTCTCGATACCGGTGGGCTGGCTTTTGGGTATCCATCTGGGGTATGGAATTTTGGGCGTTTGGATCGGGTTTTTCTGCGACGAGTGGCTACGCGGCAGCGCGAATACGGCGCGATGGATAAGTAAAAAATGGCAGAGCAAAAAGTTAGTCTAA
- a CDS encoding type II toxin-antitoxin system RelE/ParE family toxin, whose product MKIIQSKRFRAQLSKIVEFIAERSEDAIENFKNELFARAGKLGFMPYKFRRSKSFDDDRIRDFVFKGFVIPYLIDEPNDTIVILAIFKQNLLR is encoded by the coding sequence TTGAAAATAATCCAGTCTAAAAGATTTCGCGCGCAGCTTAGCAAGATCGTAGAATTTATCGCAGAGCGCTCAGAGGATGCGATAGAAAATTTTAAAAACGAACTTTTTGCGCGAGCAGGCAAGCTTGGCTTTATGCCGTATAAATTTCGTAGATCAAAAAGTTTTGACGATGATAGAATTAGAGATTTTGTATTTAAGGGTTTCGTAATCCCATATCTAATAGATGAACCCAACGATACAATCGTTATCCTAGCGATATTTAAGCAAAATTTATTGAGATAG